A DNA window from Bos mutus isolate GX-2022 chromosome 11, NWIPB_WYAK_1.1, whole genome shotgun sequence contains the following coding sequences:
- the LOC102285692 gene encoding LOW QUALITY PROTEIN: E3 SUMO-protein ligase RanBP2 (The sequence of the model RefSeq protein was modified relative to this genomic sequence to represent the inferred CDS: inserted 1 base in 1 codon), whose amino-acid sequence MRRSKADVDRHIASVQGSAPSPREKSMKGFYFAKLYYEAKEYDLAKKYISTYINVQERDPKAHRFLGLLYEVEENIEKAVECYKRSVELNPTQKDLVLKIAELLCKNDVTDGRAKYWVERAAKLFPGSPAIYKLKEQLLDCKGEDGWNKLFDLIQSELYARPDDVHVNIRLVELYRSNSRLRDAVAHCHQAERNTALRSSLEWNSCVVQTLKEYLESSQCLESDKSNWRATSQDLLIAYANLMLLTLSMRDAQESRELLESFDSALQSVKFCAGGNEELSATFLEVRGHFYMHAGSLLLKMGQHSDVQWRALSELAALCYLIAFQIPRPKTKLIKGEAGQSLLEMMAYDRLSQSGHMLLNLSHDKQDFLKEVVESFANRSGQSALYDALFSRQLPKDSSFLGNDDIGSIDVQEPDPDELARYDVGAIRAHNGSLQHLTWLGLQWDSLPTLPAIRKWLKQLFHHLPQETSRLETNAPESICILDLEVFLLGVIYTSHLQLKEKSNSHCSFYQPLCLPLPVCKQLCTERQKAWWDAVCNLIHRKAVPGTSAKLRLLVQRDINTLRGQEKTGLQPALLVHWAKCLQKTGSGLNSFYDQREYIGRSVHYWKKVLPLLKMIKKKSSIPEPADPLFRHFHSADIQACEVGEYEDEARITFAILDVVNGNIDDAMXCFESINNVISYWNLALLFHRKAEDIDSDVLSSEEQEECKNYLRKTRDYLIKILDDCDSNLSVVKKLPVPLESVKEMLNLVMQELDEFSEGAPLHKNGSVRNADSEIKHSTSSPTKYSPSPNRSCKYSPKTPPQWAEDQNCLLKMICQQVEAIKKEMQELKLNSSSSGSPHRWPPENYGPDPVPDSYQGSQNFHGAPLTVATTGHSVCYSQSPAYNTQYLLRPAANVTPTKGPVYGMNRLPPQQHVYGYPQQMHTPPVQSSSACMFSQDMYGPPLRFESPATGILSPRGDDYFNYNVQQTSTNPPLPEPGYFTKPPLAAHASRSAEPKVLEFGKTSFVQPVPGEGMRPSLAAPAHTTQPTPFKFNSNFKSNDGDFTFSSPQVVAQPPATTYNNNESLLGLLTSDKPLQGDGYSGPKAAQNMGPRNTFNFGSKNVPGISFTENMGTNQPKNSGFRRSDDMFTFYSPGKSVFGVPATEPASKGHDADGGSAQGDEEDDGPHFEPVVPLPDKIEVRTGEEDEEEFFCNRAKLYRFDAASREWKERGIGNVKILRHKTSGKIRLLMRREQVLKICANHYISPDMALAPNAGSDRSFVWYAVDYADESPKPEQLAIRFKTPEEAALFKCKFEEAQSLLKASGANVATTTHQATKTVKEPTGHDSKDIDKSDGVTMNFEFQVAKKEGSWWYCNSCSLKNMATAKKCVSCQNLNPGSKELLGPPLVETLSTPKPGSEHTPGRSALVTLKNEGHWNCGVCLVRNEPTVSRCIACQNKKPASKSESPLIKQPSFKFGQGDLPKAASSDFKSVFSVKEGQWDCSVCLIGNEGSSVKCEACQTPRKQSSPAFAAPAPASLKFGTSETSKTPKSGFEGVFTKKEGQWDCSVQNEASMAECVACQNPGQNPPASAAPAPASSETVKAPKSGLEGLFAKKEGQWDCDVCLIRNEGSSPKCVACGASNPTQNPAAEVPLSFPVGSTAEAGNSCASQTGTGFKSNFSEKAFKFGSAEQGFKFGHVDQENAPSFKFQSSSNTDSKSAKEGFSFSSPASAGGFKFGIQETENQEKTTEKSFGEDTGGQAQDTGGQKDGSTVVFGQTGSTFTFADLAKSNSGEGFQFGKKDPNFKGFSGAGEKLFSSQSSKLVDKVDACADLEKDDDAYKTEDSDDIHFEPVVQMPEKVELVTGEEDEKVLYSQRVKLFRFDAEISQWKERGLGNLKILKNEVNGKLRMLMRREQVLKVCANHWITTTMHLKPLSGSDRAWMWLASDFSDGDAKLEQLAAKFKTPELAEEFKQKFEECQRLLLDIPLQTPHKLVDTGRAAKLIQRAEEMKSGLKDFKTFLTNDQTKVSDEESKDSRAGATTAADVSGAPNTETTGPTLEWDNYDLREDALDDSVSSSSVHASPLASSPVRKNLFRFGESTTGFNFSFKSALSPSKSPGKLNQSGASVGTDEDSDVTQEEERDGQHFEPVVPLPDLVEVSSGEENEQVVFSHRAKLYRYDKDAGQWKERGIGDIKILQNYENKQVRIVMRRDQVLKLCANHRITPDMTLQNMKGTERVWVWTACDFADGERKIEHLAVRFKLQDVADSFKKIFDEAKVAQEKDFLITPHVARSATPRESPCGKMAVAVLEETTRERTDLSQGDDASDTTSEVGGVSGTPEPTTKAVVSPPKFVFGSESVKSIFSSEKSKPFAFGNSSATGSLFGFSFNTPLKNNSSEASSAAQSGSERKVEPGGRQESQNSDLKSASDGKVKNTSPAFLKEQFSTSHTFKTPEKGFNFSLFKSNPMAFWTSTPSSQPENRVEERKKPEDLPSDDDVLIVYELTPTPEQRALASRLQLPPTFFCYKNRPDYISEEEEDDEDFDTAVKKLNGKLYLDDSETCRLSEENVTDNEKECVIVWEKKPTVEEKAKADTLKLPPTFFCGICSDTDEDNGNAEDFQSELQKVQEAQKSQDENIASSADGMCTDDTKVTVPFLCKSEEPEFTTKSVSSPSVSSGTVDKPVDLSTRKENDADSTSQVESKTVTFGFGSGPGLSFADLASSNSGDFAFGSKDKNFQWANTGAAVFGAQSTSKVGEDEDGSDEEVVHNEDIHFEPIVSLPEVEVKSGEEDEEILFKERAKLYRWDREASQWKERGVGDIKILWHTVKNYFRILMRRDQVFKVCANHVITKTMELKPLNVSNNALIWTASDYADGEAKVEQLAVRFKTKEMADCFKKKFEECQQNLLKLQKGQDSLTAEFSKETNPVVFFDICADDEPLGRITMELFSNIVPKTAENFRALCTGEKGFGFKSSIFHRVIPDFVCQGGDITKHDGTGGRSIYGDKFEDENFDVKHTGPGLLSMANRGQDTNNSQFFITLKKAECLDFKHVVFGFVKDGMDTVKKIESFGSPKGSVSRRIIITECGQI is encoded by the exons aagtcaaTGAAAGGATTCTATTTTGCAAAGCTGTATTATGAAGCTAAAGAATATGATCTTGCTAAAAA atatatatctacatatattaaTGTGCAAGAAAGGGATCCCAAAGCTCACAGATTTCTCGGTCTTCTTTACGAAGTGGAGGAAAACATAGAGAAAGCTGTTGAATGTTACAAG CGTTCAGTGGAATTAAACCCAACACAGAAAGATCTTGTGTTGAAGATTGCAGAATTGCTCTGTAAAAATGATGTTACTGATGGAAGAGCTAAATACTGGGTTGAACGAGCAGCTAAACTTTTTCCAGGAAGTCCTGCAATTTATAAACTAAAg GAACAGCTTTTAGATTGTAAAGGTGAAGATGGATGGAATAAACTTTTCGACTTGATTCAGTCAGAACTTTATGCAAGGCCTGATGATGTCCACGTGAACATCCGACTGGTGGAGCTGTATCGCTCCAACAGCAGGCTGAGAGATGCTGTGGCCCACTGCCACCAGGCAGAGAGGAACACAGCTCTGCGGTCAAGTTTAGAGTGGAATTCCTGTGTAGTACAGACCCTTAAG GAATACCTGGAATCTTCACAGTGTTTGGAGTCTGATAAAAGTAACTGGCGAGCAACCAGTCAGGACTTACTTATAGCCTATGCTAACCTGATGCTTCTCACGCTGTCCATGAGAGATGCGCAGGAGAGCAGAGAATTGCTGGAGAG TTTTGATAGCGCTCTTCAGTCTGTGAAGTTTTGTGCAGGTGGAAACGAGGAGCTCTCAGCCACGTTCCTGGAAGTGAGAGGCCATTTCTACATGCACGCTGGGTCCCTGCTGCTGAAGATGGGCCAGCACAGTGACGTGCAGTGGCGCGCGCTCTCGGAGCTGGCTGCGCTCTGCTATCTCATAGCCTTCCAG ATTCCAAGACCAAAGACTAAATTAATAAAAGGAGAAGCTGGACAAAGCCTACTGGAAATGATGGCCTATGATCGTCTGAGCCAATCAG gGCATATGCTGCTAAACTTAAGTCATGACAagcaagactttttaaaagaggTTGTAGAATCCTTTGCCAACAGGAGTGGGCAGTCAGCTTTGTACGACGCTCTGTTTTCTCGTCAATTACCTAAGGATAGCTCTTTCCTTGGTAATGATGATATTGGAAGCATTGATGTACAAGAACCGGATCCTGATGAATTGGCTAGATATGATGTTG gtgCCATTAGGGCACATAATGGTAGTCTTCAACACCTCACCTGGCTTGGCTTACAGTGGGATTCATTGCCTACCTTACCTGCAATTCGAAAATGGCTGAAACAGCTTTTTCATCATTTACCCCAGGAAACCTCAAGACTTGAAACAAATGCACCTGAGTCAATATGTATTTTAGATCTTGAA gtatTTCTGCTTGGAGTAATATATACCAGCCACTTACAGTTAAAGGAAAAGTCTAATTCTCACTGCAGCTTCTATCAGCCTCTGTGCTTGCCACTGCCTGTGTGTAAACAGCTTTGcacagaaagacagaaagcatGGTGGGATGCAGTTTGTAATCTAATTCATAGAAAAGCAGT aCCTGGGACCTCAGCAAAATTGCGACTTCTAGTTCAGCGTGACATAAACACTCTACGAGGCCAGGAAAAAACTGGCCTTCAGCCTGCTCTGCTCGTGCACTGGGCAAAGTGCCTTCAGAAAACG GGCAGTGGTCTTAATTCTTTTTATGATCAACGAGAATACATAGGCAGAAGTGTTCATTACTGGAAAAAGGTTTTGCCATTGTTGAAGATGATCAAGAAGAAGAGCAGCATCCCTGAGCCTGCTGACCCTCTGTTCAGGCATTTCCATAGTGCAGACATTCAG GCATGTGAAGTTGGGGAATACGAAGATGAAGCACGCATCACATTCGCTATATTGGATGTAGTTAATGGAAATATAGACGATGCCA GCTGTTTTGAATCTATTAATAACGTCATTTCTTATTGGAATCTTGCACTG CTTTTTCACAGAAAAGCAGAAGACATTGATAGTGATGTGCTTTCTTCTGAAGAACAAGAAGAATGCAAAAATTACCTGAGAAAGACCAGGGACTACCTGATAAAGATTTTAGATGACTGTGATTCAAATCTGTCGGTAGTTAAGAAA TTGCCTGTGCCCCTGGAATCTGTTAAAGAGATGCTTAATTTAGTCATGCAGGAGCTCGATGAGTTCAGTGAAGGAGCGCCTCTTCATAAAAATGGGTCTGTACGAAATGCAGATTCAGAAATAAAACACTCAACTTCATCTCCCACCAAATACTCTCCATCACCAAATAGAAGTTGTAAG TATTCTCCCAAAACACCACCTCAGTGGGCAGAAGATCAAAATTGCTTATTGAAAATGATCTGCCAACAAGTGGAGGCCATTAAG AAAGAAATGCAGGAGTTGAAACTAAATAGCAGTAGCTCAGGGTCCCCTCATCGTTGGCCTCCAGAGAATTATGGACCAGACCCAGTGCCTGATAGTTATCAGGGGTCACAGAATTTTCACGGGGCCCCACTGACAG ttgcaacTACTGGCCATTCAGTATGTTATAGTCAGTCACCAGCATATAATACTCAGTATCTACTCAGACCAGCAGCTAATGTTACTCCCACAAAG GGGCCGGTTTATGGCATGAACAGGCTTCCACCTCAGCAGCACGTCTACGGCTACCCCCAGCAGATGCACACACCACCCGTGCAGAGCTCATCAGCGTGCATGTTCTCTCAAGACATGTATGGCCCCCCATTGCGTTTTGAGTCTCCTGCGACAGGAATTCTATCACCCAGGGGCGATGATTACTTTAATTACAATGTTCAACAAACAAGCACAAATCCACCTTTGCCAGAACCAGGTTATTTTACAAAACCTCCACTTGCAGCACATGCTTCAAGATCTGCAGAACCTAAGGTTTTAGAATTTGGAAAAACCAGTTTTGTTCAGCCGGTGCCTGGTGAAGGAATGAGGCCATCTCTGGCAGCACCTGCACATACAACACAGCCGACTCCTttcaaatttaattcaaatttcaAGTCAAATGATGGTGACTTCACGTTTTCCTCACCACAGGTTGTGGCACAGCCCCCTGCTACAACTTACAACAATAATGAAAGCCTATTAGGTCTGCTGACTTCAGATAAACCTTTGCAGGGAGATGGGTACAGTGGACCAAAAGCTGCTCAAAACATGGGACCTCGAAATACGTTCAATTTTGGAAGCAAAAATGTGCCTGGAATTTCATTTACTGAGAACATGGGTACAAATCAGCCAAAGAATTCTGGTTTTCGACGTAGTGATGATATGTTTACTTTCTACAGCCCAGGGAAATCAGTGTTCGGAGTGCCTGCTACGGAGCCGGCCAGCAAGGGTCACGATGCTGACGGGGGAAGCGCACAGGGGGACGAGGAAGACGACGGCCCTCACTTTGAGCCCGTGGTGCCTCTTCCTGACAAGATCGAAGTGAGGACTGGcgaggaggatgaggaggagtTCTTCTGCAATCGTGCAAAGTTGTATCGCTTCGATGCAGCGTCCCGAGAATGGAAGGAGCGTGGAATCGGCAATGTTAAGATCCTTAGGCACAAAACCTCCGGTAAAATCCGCCTGCTCATGAGACGTGAGCAGGTGCTAAAGATCTGTGCAAATCACTACATCAGCCCAGACATGGCCCTTGCCCCTAACGCCGGCTCAGACAGGTCCTTTGTGTGGTATGCTGTGGACTATGCCGACGAGTCGCCCAAACCAGAGCAGCTGGCCATTAGGTTCAAGACGCCTGAGGAGGCAGCCCTTTTCAAGTGCAAGTTTGAAGAGGCCCAGAGCCTGTTGAAAGCCTCAGGAGCAAATGTAGCCACAACCACCCATCAGGCCACGAAAACTGTGAAAGAACCCACAGGTCATGACAGTAAGGATATTGACAAATCTGATGGTGTAACTATGAATTTTGAATTTCAGGTTGCAAAGAAAGAAGGATCTTGGTGGTATTGTAACAGCTGCTCACTGAAGAACATGGCAACTGCCAAGAAGTGTGTATCCTGCCAGAATCTAAACCCAGGCAGTAAGGAGCTCCTCGGCCCACCGTTAGTTGAAACTCTCTCTACTCCTAAACCCGGCTCAGAACATACTCCTGGTAGATCTGCACTGGTGACTCTAAAGAATGAAGGTCACTGGAACTGTGGTGTTTGTTTAGTAAGAAATGAACCCACTGTGTCTCGATGCATTGCGTGTCAGAATAAAAAGCCTGCTAGCAAAAGTGAATCTCCACTTATTAAGCAACCTTCCTTTAAATTTGGCCAGGGAGATCTTCCTAAGGCTGCCAGCAGTGATTTCAAATCTGTTTTTTCAGTAAAGGAGGGACAGTGGGATTGCAGTGTTTGCTTGATAGGAAATGAAGGAAGTTCTGTGAAATGTGAGGCTTGTCAGACTCCACGGAAACAGAGTTCACCTGCCTTCGCTGCCCCAGCACCTGCCTCGTTAAAGTTTGGTACTTCAGAGACAAGCAAGACTCCAAAGAGTGGATTTGAAGGCGTTTTCACCAAGAAGGAAGGACAGTGGGATTGCTCGGTGCAAAATGAGGCCAGCATGGCCGAGTGTGTGGCCTGTCAGAACCCAGGTCAGAATCCGCCAGCTTCTGCTGCTCCGGCACCTGCTTCTTCAGAGACAGTCAAGGCTCCAAAGAGTGGACTTGAGGGGCTGTTCGCCAAGAAGGAGGGACAGTGGGATTGCGATGTCTGCTTGATACGAAATGAAGGAAGTTCTCCAAAATGTGTGGCTTGTGGTGCCTCTAACCCAACCCAGAACCCTGCTGCTGAAGTGCCTCTCAGTTTCCCTGTGGGCTCCACAGCTGAGGCAGGTAACTCCTGTGCAAGTCAGACAGGAACAGGATTTAAGAGTAACTTTTCAGAAAAAGCCTTTAAGTTCGGCAGTGCAGAACAGGGATTTAAATTTGGGCACGTGGATCAGGAAAATGCACCTTCATTTAAATTTCAGAGTTCTTCTAATACAGACTCTAAATCAGCAAAGGAAGGATTTAGTTTTTCTTCCCCTGCGTCTGCTGGTGGGTTTAAATTTGGCATTCAGGAGACAGAAAATCAGGAGAAGACTACTGAAAAGTCCTTTGGAGAGGACACTGGTGGTCAGGCTCAGGACACTGGTGGTCAGAAAGACGGGAGTACTGTGGTCTTTGGTCAGACTGGCAGCACTTTCACCTTTGCAGATCTTGCCAAGTCAAATTCAGGAGAAGGGTTTCAGTTTGGCAAAAAAGACCCCAATTTCAAGGGATTTTCAGGTGCTGGAGAGAAGTTATTCTCATCACAAAGTAGTAAACTAGTTGATAAAGTGGACGCTTGTGCTGACCTTGAGAAAGATGATGATGCCTATAAGACTGAGGACAGTGACGACATCCATTTTGAACCAGTCGTCCAGATGCCTGAGAAAGTGGAGCTGGTCACAGGagaggaagatgagaaagttctttACTCACAGCGGGTGAAATTATTTAGGTTTGATGCTGAGATAAGTCAGTGGAAAGAAAGGGGCTTGGGGAActtaaaaatcctcaaaaatgaAGTCAACGGCAAACTGAGGATGCTGATGCGGAGGGAACAGGTGCTAAAGGTGTGTgccaaccactggatcaccaccACCATGCACCTGAAGCCCCTCTCCGGCTCGGACAGGGCTTGGATGTGGTTAGCCAGTGACTTTTCTGATGGCGATGCCAAACTCGAGCAGCTGGCAGCAAAATTCAAGACACCTGAACTGGCTGAAGAATTCAAGCAGAAATTTGAGGAATGCCAGCGACTTCTGTTAGACATTCCCCTGCAGACTCCCCATAAGCTTGTGGATACTGGCAGGGCTGCCAAGTTAATACAGAGAGCGGAAGAAATGAAGAGTGGGCTAAaagatttcaaaacatttttgacAAACGATCAGACAAAAGTCAGTGATGAAGAGAGTAAGGATTCCAGAGCAGGAGCTACCACTGCTGCAGATGTGAGTGGCGCACCAAACACTGAGACCACTGGGCCCACCCTGGAGTGGGACAACTATGACCTCAGGGAGGATGCCCTGGATGACAGCGTGAGCAGCAGCTCTGTGCACGCCTCCCCACTGGCCAGCAGCCCCGTAAGAAAAAACCTCTTCCGCTTTGGCGAGTCGACCACCGGCTTTAACTTCAGCTTCAAGTCTGCTCTGAGCCCGTCCAAGTCCCCTGGCAAGTTGAATCAGAGTGGGGCCTCAGTGGGCACGGACGAAGACTCCGATGTCActcaggaggaggagagagacggACAGCACTTTGAGCCTGTTGTCCCTTTGCCTGATCTAGTTGAGGTGTCCAGTGGGGAGGAAAATGAACAAGTTGTTTTTAGTCACAGAGCCAAACTCTACAGGTATGATAAAGATGCTGGTCAGTGGAAAGAAAGAGGCATCGGCGATATAAAGATTTTACAGAATTATGAAAACAAGCAAGTTCGTATAGTGATGAGAAGGGACCAGGTATTAAAACTTTGTGCCAACCACAGAATAACtccagacatgactttgcaaaaTATGAAAGGGACCGAAAGAGTGTGGGTGTGGACTGCATGTGattttgcagatggagaaagaaaaatagaacatttaGCTGTTCGTTTTAAACTACAGGATGTTGCAGACTcgtttaagaaaatatttgatgaagCAAAAGTGGcccaagaaaaagattttttgataACACCTCACGTCGCTCGTTCAGCCACTCCCAGGGAGTCACCTTGTGGGAAAATGGCTGTCGCTGTGCTGGAAGAAACCACCAGAGAACGAACTGATTTGTCTCAGGGTGATGATGCATCAGACACAACCTCAGAAGTTGGCGGGGTGTCTGGCACCCCTGAACCAACAACAAAAGCAGTGGTTTCACCCCCAAAGTTTGTATTTGGTTCTGAGTCTGTTAAAAGCATTTTTAGCAGTGAGAAGTCAAAACCATTTGCATTTGGCAACAGTTCAGCTACTGGATCTTTGTTTGGATTTAGTTTTAACACACCTCTGAAAAATAACAGTAGTGAAGCCAGTTCTGCAGCCCAGAGTGGATCTGAGAGAAAAGTGGAACCTGGTGGTCGCCAGGAGTCACAGAACTCTGATCTCAAATCAGCTTCTGATGGCAAAGTCAAAAACACCTCTCCTGCTTTTCTGAAGGAGCAGTTCTCAACCAGCCACACGTTTAAAACTCCAGAAAAGG GATTTAATTTTAGCCTTTTTAAATCTAATCCAATGGCTTTTTGGACCAGCACCCCTTCCTCACAGCCTGAGAACAGAG tggaagagaggaaaaaacctGAGGATCTTCCCTCTGATGATGATGTTCTCATTGTGTATGAGCTAACCCCGACCCCTGAGCAAAGAGCTCTTGCAAGCAGACTTCAGCTTCCCCCTACGTTTTTCTGCTATAAGAACAGGCCAGACTACATCAGCGAAGAGGAGGAGGACG aTGAAGATTTCGACACAGCTGTCAAGAAACTCAATGGAAAACTGTATCTGGATGACTCAGAAACATGTAGACTGTCAGAAGAAAATGTAACAG ATAATGAGAAAGAATGTGTTATTGTTTGGGAAAAGAAGCCAACAGTTGAAGAGAAGGCAAAAGCAGACACACTCAAGCTTCCGCCTACGTTTTTTTGTGGCATCTGCAGTGACACTGATGAGGACAATGGAAATGCGGAAGACTTTCAGTCGGAGCTTCAGAAAGTGCAGGAGGCGCAA AAATCCCAGGACGAGAACATAGCTAGCTCAGCTGATGGCATGTGTACAGATGACACTAAAGTGACTGTGCCATTTTTGTGTAAATCTGAAGAGCCAGAGTTTACTACCAAATCTGTTAGCTCACCATCAGTTTCTTCTGGAACTGTTGACAAACCTGTGGATTTATCTACTAGAAAGGAAAATGATGCAGATTCTACAAGCCAAG TGGAAAGCAAAACAGTTACGTTTGGATTTGGAAGTGGTCCAGGGCTGTCATTTGCAGACTTGGCTTCCAGTAATTCTGGGGATTTTGCTTTTGGATCCAAAG ATAAAAATTTCCAGTGGGCAAATACTGGAGCAGCGGTATTTGGAGCACAGTCAACCAGTAAAGTTGGTGAAGATGAAGATGGTAGTGATGAAGAGGTAGTTCATAATGAAGATATCCATTTTGAACCAATAGTGTCACTACCAGAG GTAGAAGTAAAATCTGGAGAAGAAgatgaagaaattttatttaaagagagAGCCAAACTTTACAGGTGGGATCGAGAGGCCAGTCAGTGGAAGGAACGTGGCGTTGGAGACATTAAGATCCTCTGGCACACGGTGAAGAATTACTTTCGGATTCTGATGAGGAGAGACCAGGTGTTCAAAGTGTGTGCGAACCACGTCATCACCAAGACGATGGAACTGAAACCCTTGAATGTTTCCAACAATGCTTTAATTTGGACTGCCTCAGATTATGCTG ATGGAGAAGCCAAAGTGGAACAGCTTGCAGTGAGatttaaaactaaagaaatggctgattgtttcaagaaaaaatttgaagaatGTCAACAGAATTTATTGAAACTCCAGAAAGGACAGGATTCACTGACAGCAGAGTTCTCAAAGGAGACAAATCCTGTGGTGTTTTTTGACATTTGTGCAGATGATGAGCCCCTGGGACGTATAACCATGGAATTATTTTCAAACATTGTTCCTAAAACTGCTGAGAACTTCAGAGCACTGTGCACTGGAGAGAAGGGCTTTGGTTTCAAGAGCTCCATATTCCACAGAGTGATTCCAGATTTTGTTTGCCAA GGGGGAGATATCACAAAACATGATGGAACAGGAGGACGGTCCATTTATGGAGATAAATTTGAAGATGAAAATTTTGATGTGAAACATACAGGTCCTGGTTTACTATCAATGGCCAATCGAGGCCAGGACACCAATAATTCTCAGTTTTTCATAACACTGAAAAAAGCAGAATGTTTGGACTTTAAGCATGTAGTATTTGGGTTTGTTAAAGATGGTATGGATACTGTGAAAAAGATTGAGTCATTTGGTTCTCCTAAAGGGTCTGTTAGTCGAAGAATTATTATCACAGAATGTGGACAGATATAA